One Streptosporangium sp. NBC_01495 DNA window includes the following coding sequences:
- the rsgA gene encoding ribosome small subunit-dependent GTPase A produces the protein MLTLSSPIVSSSSVLTALGWNDSLAAELPAGLIPARVSRVDRGAAEVLTASGHLRAGYAARVRRAAAADPVDLPCVGDWAGLRRLAEGRFELEALLPRRTAFVRGGVGRVSRGGLSGDSQGQVLAANVDVVFVAEPALHATDTADLGRIERLLALAWESGGRPVVLVTKSDLIGESLGFLMDEVASAAPGVDVHPVCSVTGEGVDIVRGYLEGTRTAVVLGASGAGKSTLVNALAGEGVMETQQVRAGDGRGRHTTVHRELIPLPGGGLIIDTPGIRRVGLYDMGEGVDMVFSDLEELAARCRFGDCRHDSEPGCAVIAAIEDGTLPERRLESWNKLQREAAWMASRSDARLRKELQGKWKSITKEMRKPGRSRP, from the coding sequence GTGCTTACGTTGTCTTCGCCAATCGTCTCCTCTTCATCTGTTCTCACCGCGCTCGGCTGGAACGACTCCCTCGCCGCCGAGCTCCCCGCGGGCCTGATACCCGCCCGCGTGTCCCGCGTCGACCGCGGTGCCGCCGAGGTGCTGACGGCCTCCGGTCATCTCCGGGCCGGCTACGCCGCCAGGGTGCGGCGCGCCGCCGCCGCCGACCCCGTGGACCTGCCCTGCGTCGGTGACTGGGCCGGGCTCCGCCGCCTGGCCGAGGGCCGCTTCGAGCTGGAGGCGCTCCTGCCCCGGCGCACCGCGTTCGTACGCGGCGGCGTCGGCAGGGTCTCCAGGGGCGGGCTCTCCGGCGACTCCCAGGGCCAGGTGCTCGCCGCCAACGTCGACGTCGTCTTCGTCGCCGAACCCGCCCTGCACGCCACCGACACCGCCGACCTGGGCAGGATCGAGCGGCTGCTCGCGCTCGCCTGGGAGAGCGGGGGCCGTCCCGTGGTGCTCGTCACCAAGTCCGACCTGATCGGCGAGAGCCTCGGCTTCCTGATGGACGAGGTCGCCTCGGCGGCACCGGGGGTGGACGTGCACCCGGTCTGCTCCGTCACGGGCGAGGGCGTCGACATCGTCCGCGGCTACCTCGAGGGCACGCGCACCGCGGTGGTGCTCGGCGCCTCGGGCGCGGGCAAGTCGACGCTCGTCAACGCCCTGGCGGGGGAGGGGGTCATGGAGACCCAGCAGGTCAGGGCCGGTGACGGCCGGGGCCGTCACACCACCGTGCACCGTGAGCTCATCCCGCTCCCGGGGGGCGGGCTCATCATCGACACGCCCGGTATCCGCCGCGTCGGCCTGTACGACATGGGCGAGGGCGTGGACATGGTCTTCTCGGACCTGGAGGAGCTCGCCGCGCGGTGCCGGTTCGGCGACTGCCGCCACGACAGCGAGCCGGGCTGCGCGGTGATCGCCGCGATCGAGGACGGCACACTTCCGGAGCGGCGGCTGGAAAGCTGGAACAAGCTCCAGAGGGAGGCTGCGTGGATGGCGTCCAGGAGTGACGCGCGGCTCCGCAAGGAGCTTCAGGGCAAGTGGAAGAGCATCACCAAGGAGATGCGGAAGCCGGGCCGCAGCAGGCCCTGA
- a CDS encoding WhiB family transcriptional regulator, with product MSQVRRQTARPRPSWGWQDDAACRGEDLVLFFGPDGERQPERDIRERKAKAICAQCPVRAECLDYALSRPEKYGTWGGLNEDERASERRRRMRRAASAGISAVA from the coding sequence ATGTCTCAGGTACGTCGGCAGACCGCCCGGCCTCGGCCCAGCTGGGGCTGGCAGGATGACGCCGCGTGCCGGGGCGAGGACCTCGTGCTCTTCTTCGGTCCCGACGGCGAGCGTCAGCCCGAGCGTGACATCCGCGAGCGTAAGGCCAAGGCGATCTGTGCCCAGTGCCCCGTTCGCGCCGAGTGCCTGGACTACGCGCTGTCCCGTCCGGAGAAGTACGGCACCTGGGGCGGTCTGAACGAGGACGAGCGCGCCTCCGAGCGTCGCCGTCGTATGCGCCGCGCCGCCAGCGCCGGCATCAGTGCCGTCGCCTGA
- a CDS encoding sucrase ferredoxin, which yields MSTGSVVGRADMAGKGCTHPPGCHTGELPVHASATVGARFWLLIEHPGPWASHLEDCSLPADVHTLIKRATRLGIRPQLIRRPGRRNLVETGIHVMVADSGAAEPWIAEGVIAGPDDLNLDSVVAGVVPESCILVSEPVFLVCTHAKRNACCARIGLPLARSLAKTLPDTVWETSHVGGDRYAANLVCLPHGLYYGSMSQAAAIAAANAYRSGEVILDRFRGRAGIPEPLQAAEHFIRIHTGDLSVGGVAVESSRLDGAVTEAFVRGSGARFRVVVEPMTLTTPCGTACADTITTYRLVTLDRVTPVRYATSALT from the coding sequence GTGAGCACGGGGAGCGTCGTGGGCAGGGCGGATATGGCGGGTAAAGGGTGCACGCACCCGCCGGGCTGTCACACCGGCGAACTGCCGGTCCACGCCAGCGCGACCGTCGGAGCCCGTTTCTGGCTACTCATCGAGCACCCCGGCCCCTGGGCCTCCCATCTGGAGGACTGCAGCCTTCCCGCGGATGTGCACACCCTTATCAAACGGGCCACGCGGCTCGGCATCCGCCCCCAGCTGATCCGCCGACCAGGGCGCAGAAACCTCGTGGAAACCGGCATTCACGTCATGGTCGCCGACTCCGGGGCAGCCGAACCATGGATCGCCGAAGGCGTCATCGCAGGTCCAGACGATCTTAACCTTGACAGCGTGGTGGCCGGAGTGGTCCCGGAGTCCTGCATACTTGTGAGTGAGCCGGTTTTTCTGGTCTGCACGCATGCCAAGCGCAACGCGTGCTGCGCCCGCATTGGACTACCCCTAGCTCGGTCCTTGGCAAAAACATTGCCGGACACAGTATGGGAAACATCACATGTTGGCGGCGATCGATACGCCGCCAACCTCGTGTGCTTGCCACACGGGCTTTACTACGGCAGCATGTCTCAGGCTGCTGCGATCGCGGCAGCCAACGCGTACCGGTCCGGCGAGGTCATCCTCGACCGTTTCCGGGGACGCGCAGGCATCCCTGAGCCACTGCAGGCCGCCGAGCATTTCATCCGCATTCATACGGGTGATCTCTCGGTTGGCGGAGTGGCCGTGGAATCCTCCAGGTTGGACGGCGCCGTCACCGAGGCATTTGTGCGCGGTAGTGGCGCTCGTTTTCGGGTAGTGGTTGAACCCATGACGCTGACAACGCCATGCGGTACGGCTTGCGCCGATACGATCACTACCTACCGGCTGGTCACGCTGGACAGGGTAACCCCTGTGCGGTATGCCACGTCCGCGCTGACCTGA